In Cloacibacterium caeni, a single window of DNA contains:
- a CDS encoding HsdM family class I SAM-dependent methyltransferase: MTEIQFITQTKTLIDGLKSVCANYGLGNDASEFNIISQVFLYKYLNDKFIHEAKKHNEDLANAEDFQKAYENLSEEDKKFLFFRIGNKAAKLQPEQLITFLFNNSNQPNFGDAIFDGTLRSISAENIDIYSVSSATGVKDKMFDDISLFIRDASQRDAFCRALLNKLVNVSFEKMFTEKYDFFATIFEYLIKDYNSDSGGKYAEYYTPHAVARIMAAILVNEEVKSAKVYDPSAGSGTLLMNIAHAIGEKNCTIYSEDISQKSANMLRLNLILNNLQHSIPNIIKGNTILQPAHLEKKFDYIVSNPPFKLDFSDYQADLTKDSFKERFFAGIPNIPKSKKESMAIYLLFIQHIMYSLDTKGKAAIVVPTGFITAQSGIERKIREALIERNWLRGVVSMPSNIFASTGTNVSIVFIDKEGDSEKIVLVDASKLGQTIKEGKNQKTVLTATEEQRIIDAMNQKNAEEDFSVVVTKEEVMAKNYSFSAGQYFEVKIEYIEITAEEFAQKMQTYETNLSQLFAEGNDLDKKILENLKGFSYE; the protein is encoded by the coding sequence ATGACGGAGATACAGTTTATCACGCAAACCAAAACTTTAATAGACGGACTCAAAAGCGTTTGCGCCAACTACGGACTGGGAAATGATGCCAGTGAATTCAATATTATTTCGCAGGTTTTTTTATACAAATACCTGAACGATAAATTTATCCACGAAGCCAAAAAACACAATGAGGATTTGGCGAATGCAGAAGATTTTCAGAAAGCCTATGAAAATTTAAGTGAGGAAGACAAAAAATTTCTCTTCTTTAGAATAGGAAATAAAGCCGCAAAACTGCAACCCGAACAATTAATTACCTTTTTGTTCAACAATTCTAACCAACCCAATTTTGGAGATGCCATTTTTGATGGTACGCTTAGAAGCATCAGTGCAGAGAATATCGATATTTATTCCGTGAGTTCTGCAACGGGGGTAAAAGATAAAATGTTTGATGACATCAGTCTGTTTATTCGAGATGCTTCTCAACGAGATGCTTTTTGCCGTGCTTTGCTCAATAAACTGGTGAATGTAAGTTTCGAGAAAATGTTTACCGAGAAATACGATTTCTTTGCCACCATTTTTGAATATCTGATCAAAGATTACAACAGTGATAGTGGTGGTAAATATGCAGAATATTACACCCCTCACGCTGTAGCCAGAATTATGGCAGCTATTCTTGTGAACGAAGAAGTAAAAAGTGCCAAAGTATATGATCCGAGTGCAGGTTCGGGAACGTTATTGATGAATATTGCACACGCGATTGGCGAAAAAAACTGCACCATTTATTCCGAAGATATTTCCCAGAAATCTGCCAATATGCTCAGACTGAATCTCATCCTGAATAACCTGCAACATTCTATCCCAAATATTATTAAGGGAAACACGATTTTGCAACCTGCACATCTTGAAAAAAAGTTTGATTATATTGTTTCTAATCCGCCGTTTAAATTAGATTTTTCTGATTATCAGGCAGACCTTACCAAAGACAGTTTTAAAGAACGTTTTTTTGCAGGCATTCCCAATATCCCGAAAAGCAAAAAAGAATCGATGGCGATTTATTTGTTGTTTATTCAGCATATTATGTACAGTCTGGATACCAAAGGTAAAGCTGCCATTGTAGTACCTACAGGTTTTATCACGGCACAAAGCGGGATTGAAAGAAAAATAAGAGAAGCACTGATAGAACGCAATTGGTTGCGAGGTGTAGTAAGTATGCCGAGCAATATTTTTGCCAGTACAGGAACCAATGTTTCTATTGTGTTTATAGACAAGGAAGGCGACAGCGAAAAGATAGTCTTGGTAGATGCTTCTAAACTGGGGCAAACCATCAAAGAAGGCAAAAACCAAAAAACGGTACTTACTGCAACAGAAGAACAACGCATTATAGATGCGATGAACCAAAAGAATGCAGAAGAAGATTTTTCTGTAGTAGTAACCAAAGAAGAAGTGATGGCTAAAAACTACAGTTTTTCTGCGGGGCAATATTTTGAGGTGAAGATAGAATATATAGAAATTACCGCAGAAGAATTTGCGCAGAAAATGCAAACGTATGAAACCAATTTGAGCCAATTGTTTGCAGAAGGAAATGATTTGGATAAAAAGATTTTGGAGAATTTGAAAGGATTTAGTTATGAATAA